GTCCAGGCTCGCCGCCGACGGACAGGAACGTCCGTGACCTGCCCGGGGCGCTGCGGGCGGGCGACGTCCTCGTCTTCAACGACACGCGGGTGATCCCGGCCCGGCTGAACGGGGTGCGGACGCGACCCGGCGCCCCGGGCCAGCGGACGGAGGTGATGCTGCACCTGCGCGAGGCGCCGGCCCGCTGGCGCGCCTTCGCCCGCCCGGCCAAACGGCTCAGCGTCGCCGACGTCCTGCGCTTCGGCGGCCTGACCGCCGTGGTCGTCGAGAAGGCGGAGGCCGGCGAGGTCGTGCTCGATTTCGACCGGGCCGGCGCCGCGCTCGACGCGGCCATCGCGGCCGAGGGCGCCCTGCCGCTGCCGCCCTACATCGCGGGCAAGCGCCCCACGGACGCGCGCGACGCCACCGACTACCAGACGGTCTATGCCCGCCGGCCCGGCGCGGTCGCGGCCCCCACCGCCGGCCTGCACTTCTCCGAGGCGCTGCTCGCGGCGATCGACGCCGCCGGGTTGCGCCGCCATCACGTCACCCTGCATGTCGGCGCCGGCACCTTCCTGCCCGTCAAGGCGGACGATACGGATGGTCACCGCATGCACGCGGAGGTCGGCATCCTGGACGCGGAGACCGCGGAGGCGCTGAACGCCGCCCGGGCTTCCGGCGGCCGGATCGTGGCGGTGGGCACGACCGCCCTGCGCCTCCTCGAGAGCGCCGCCAGCCCGGACGGCAGATTGTCGGCCTTCTCGGGCGCCACCGACATCTTCATCACGCCCGGCTACCGGTTCCGCGCCGTCGATGCCCTGGTGACCAACTTCCACCTGCCGCGCTCGACGCTGTTCATGCTGGTCTCGGCCTTCTCGGGTCTGGAGACCATGCGGGATGCCTACGAGCACGCGATCCGGAGCGGCTACCGGTTCTACTCCTACGGCGACGCCAGCCTGCTCTTCCCGGGCCCCGGCGCGGATGCACCATGACCGACCCTGTCCCCTTCGGCTTCACCCTGCGGGCGCAGGACGGCACGGCTCGCACCGGCGAGATCGTCACGCCGCGCGGCACGATCCGCACGCCGGCCTTCATGCCGGTGGGTACGGCCGCCACCGTCAAGGCGATGTATCCGGAGCAGGTGCGGGAGCTGGGCGCCGACGTGGTGCTCGGCAACACCTATCACCTCATGCTGCGGCCGGGCGCCGAGCGCATGGCGCGCCTCGGCGGTCTCCACCGCTTCATGAACTGGGACCGGCCGATCCTGACGGATAGCGGCGGCTTCCAGGTCATGTCGCTCTCGGCCCTGCGGAAGATCGACGAGCAGGGCGTGACCTTCCGCTCGCATATCGACGGCACGGCCCACCACATGAGCCCGGAGCGGTCGATCGAGATCCAGGGTCTGCTCGGCTCCGACATCCAGATGCAGCTCGACGAGTGCGTGCGCCTGCCGGCCGAGCATGGCGCGATCGAGAAGGCGATGCACCTGTCGCTGCGCTGGGCCGAGCGCTGCCGGGTCGCCTTCGGCGAGCAGCCCGGCCGGGCGATGTTCGGGATCGTCCAGGGCGGCGACGTGCCGGCGCTCCGGGTCGAGAGCGCCCGGGCGCTGACCGACCTCGACCTGAAGGGCTACGCCGTGGGCGGCCTCGCGGTGGGCGAGCCGCAGGCGGTGATGTTCGCCATGATCGAGACGGTCGAGCCGCATCTGCCGCAGGGCAAGCCGCGGTACCTGATGGGTGTCGGCACGCCGGACGACATTCTGGGAGCGGTCGCCCGCGGCATCGACATGTTCGACTGCGTGATGCCGAC
The sequence above is drawn from the Methylobacterium mesophilicum SR1.6/6 genome and encodes:
- the queA gene encoding tRNA preQ1(34) S-adenosylmethionine ribosyltransferase-isomerase QueA; this translates as MRVDLFDFDLPETSIALRPAEPRDAGRLLVVRPGSPPTDRNVRDLPGALRAGDVLVFNDTRVIPARLNGVRTRPGAPGQRTEVMLHLREAPARWRAFARPAKRLSVADVLRFGGLTAVVVEKAEAGEVVLDFDRAGAALDAAIAAEGALPLPPYIAGKRPTDARDATDYQTVYARRPGAVAAPTAGLHFSEALLAAIDAAGLRRHHVTLHVGAGTFLPVKADDTDGHRMHAEVGILDAETAEALNAARASGGRIVAVGTTALRLLESAASPDGRLSAFSGATDIFITPGYRFRAVDALVTNFHLPRSTLFMLVSAFSGLETMRDAYEHAIRSGYRFYSYGDASLLFPGPGADAP
- the tgt gene encoding tRNA guanosine(34) transglycosylase Tgt, with amino-acid sequence MTDPVPFGFTLRAQDGTARTGEIVTPRGTIRTPAFMPVGTAATVKAMYPEQVRELGADVVLGNTYHLMLRPGAERMARLGGLHRFMNWDRPILTDSGGFQVMSLSALRKIDEQGVTFRSHIDGTAHHMSPERSIEIQGLLGSDIQMQLDECVRLPAEHGAIEKAMHLSLRWAERCRVAFGEQPGRAMFGIVQGGDVPALRVESARALTDLDLKGYAVGGLAVGEPQAVMFAMIETVEPHLPQGKPRYLMGVGTPDDILGAVARGIDMFDCVMPTRAGRHGLAYTRHGRVNLRNARHAEDTAPLDDASSCPAARDYSRAYLHHLVRSNEILGMMLLTWNNLAYYQDLMAGARAAIRDGRFADYCGSTREGWARAERAASTTA